One genomic window of Scylla paramamosain isolate STU-SP2022 chromosome 20, ASM3559412v1, whole genome shotgun sequence includes the following:
- the LOC135110702 gene encoding neuropeptide-like protein 31, which produces MYIRVCLSVGDIKHPANSHTGSSSSSCSYSYKMKSFFALLLLGALVAVAMAEPGYLGGYGGYGGYGGYGGYGGYGGYGGYGGRGFAVGFGGHGGYGGYGRGYAGGVGHSVFNLGYGGYGYGGHGGRGHGGYGGYGYGGYGYGK; this is translated from the exons ATGTATATAAGGGTGTGTCTCAGTGTGGGAGACATCAAGCATCCAGCTAACTCACACACAGGCAgcagttcctcctcctgcagctacTCCTACAAGATG AAGTCCTTCTTTGCCCTTCTGCTTCTCGGCGCCCTCGTGGCTGTGGCTATGGCTGAACCTGGCTATCTTGGCGGCTACGGCGGCTATGGCGGCTACGGCGGCTATGGCGGCTATGGCGGCTACGGCGGCTATGGTGGTTATGGAGGGCGTGGCTTTGCTGTTGGTTTCGGTGGACATGGCGGCTATGGCGGCTACGGGCGTGGCTATGCTGGCGGAGTTGGCCATTCAGTGTTCAACCTCGGCTATGGCGGCTATGGGTATGGCGGTCATGGAGGTCGTGGCCATGGCGGCTATGGCGGCTATGGCTATGGCGGCTATGGTTATGGAAAGTAA